One region of Suncus etruscus isolate mSunEtr1 chromosome 5, mSunEtr1.pri.cur, whole genome shotgun sequence genomic DNA includes:
- the LOC126009400 gene encoding olfactory receptor 1G1-like has protein sequence MNQPQTYPTSPWVKEFGNRLVDLEITNLTSISDFLLLGFSQHPEQQPLLFGLFLGMYLVTMLGNLLIILAIGSDHHLHTPMYFFLANLSFIDTFISCTIVPKVLVNLQTQHYTISYTGCLLQMYFFMTLTLLDDFLLAVMAYDRYVAICLPLHYTLIMHSQRCLLLVTICWLCSHLLAFSLTLLMSQFSFCASHSIPHFFCDLLPLLRLSCSDTWNFQLMMFAEAALSGVVPLTCVLISYAHIIHAILKVPSAGGKHKVFSTCGSHLTVVTLFYGTLFLVYFQPSSSYSADTGMVASVVYTMITPMINPLIYSLRNKDMKGALWRLFGRDKVR, from the coding sequence GAAATTACAAACCTAACCAGCATCTCTGACTTTCTGCTCCTGGGCTTCTCTCAACACCCTGAACAGCAGCCTCTTCTGTTTGGCCTTTTCCTGGGCATGTACCTGGTCACCATGTTGGGGAATCTGCTCATCATCCTGGCCATTGGCTCTGATCATCACCTCCACACCCCTATGTACTTCTTCCTGGCTAACCTGTCCTTCATTGACACCTTTATTTCCTGCACCATTGTTCCCAAGGTGCTAGTGAACCTCCAGACACAGCATTACACCATCTCCTACACTGGATGCCTCCTGCAGATGTATTTCTTCATGACTTTGACCCTGTTGGATGACTTCCTGCTGGCCGTCATGGCATATGACCGTTATGTGGCCATCTGCCTTCCTCTCCACTACACTTTGATCATGCATTCCCAACGCTGCCTGCTCCTGGTCACCATCTGCTGGCTCTGCTCCCACCTCCTGGCCTTCTCACTCACTCTCCTTATGTCTCAATTCTCCTTTTGTGCCTCCCATTCTATCCCGCACTTCTTCTGTGATCTTCTCCCACTCCTTCGACTTTCTTGTTCAGAcacctggaacttccagctcatgaTGTTTGCTGAAGCAGCCCTCTCTGGGGTGGTGCCCCTCACCTGTGTCCTAATCTCTTATGCCCACATCATCCACGCCATCCTCAAGGTCCCTTCGGCTGGGGGCAAGCACAAAGTCTTCTCTACCTGTGGATCTCACCTAACAGTGGTTACTCTTTTCTATGGGACACTCTTTCTGGTGTATTTTCAGCCTTCTTCCTCCTACTCAGCTGATACTGGGATGGTGGCCTCTGTGGTATACACAATGATTACCCCCATGATTAACCCCCTTATCTATAGCCTGAGAAACAAAGATATGAAAGGGGCTTTGTGGAGACTCTTTGGCAGAGACAAGGTCCGTTAG